Part of the Borrelia hispanica CRI genome is shown below.
TCATAAAAAGGAGTCTGCATGACAAGTATACCTACTATACCCACAGTCTTTCATGACACTGAAGTTGAAAAAATAATACATGCCGAACTTGAATTCATAGATCAAATAATCAAAGAGGTCAAAACTCTTAATGATAATTTCACAGATATCAATGCTACTACAAATCTAAATTCAAGATTCATAGCATTCTGGTTATCAGAAATATTGAAAATTATATACTCAACAAACCAAACTCTTGAAACACTAGCAAAAAATATTGATAGTGTGCTTTTCGCTTTACGTCATATTGGGACCCATGAATCATTTATCAAGCTATTCAAAGCCTTCCTTAATGTTGATATCGAACCTACTACTTTATCACCTGGCGTCATTAACATAAAGCTCAAAAGCGATATTAAAACTAATGTTATAGCATTTATTGTTGGTAGTAAGTCAAAAAAAGACACTACACCTCATAAAAAAATTATATTCAAAACTAAAGAAAATGAACGC
Proteins encoded:
- a CDS encoding DUF735 family protein — translated: MTSIPTIPTVFHDTEVEKIIHAELEFIDQIIKEVKTLNDNFTDINATTNLNSRFIAFWLSEILKIIYSTNQTLETLAKNIDSVLFALRHIGTHESFIKLFKAFLNVDIEPTTLSPGVINIKLKSDIKTNVIAFIVGSKSKKDTTPHKKIIFKTKENERILKKAWIITLLPKGYENSIYAFIKKLIPIGRILKIQNYKNEYVREFKG